DNA from Osmerus mordax isolate fOsmMor3 chromosome 2, fOsmMor3.pri, whole genome shotgun sequence:
CAGTCATTATTGAACTGGAATACATATGGATAACTGTAATGGATTGCTAACATTTTACAAAATGCTTATGAATTATAAGCAAGATCCACGTTAGAAGTAGAAGAACTCTAGTGATGGCACTCTGATCAGTCGACTGCTCGACTTCTTACTCGATTTGCGCTCGATAGACTATTTTATACATCTTTTATTTTAGTTGAACTTTTTCAAATGTCTTATGCTATTAATCAAGTGTAATTTTTCCTTATGGTAGGAACCTGGCAATAATGGTATTGCTAAATGCAGCCTTATTATAAATTAAGATTGAAGAAGATTTTCTTTTTAATGTCTTCAATATTGAACAACATTTGCCTGTGATTACGTTTGAAATAATGGGCAACTTTCTGATGTGGAACTTGCAAATATTGCTCCTGTGCTGGACTTTGGTTGAAGCCCAGGTAAGAACAGACTTGTGTTAACTTCAATTTTTGTAAATATCCTACAATATCTACCTGTAGTGTTTTCAATTGTTCTTGAAACATGGAGCTATATTATGTGGTGACGAACAGAAATGATCTCGCATTGAACGCGATGTGCACTTGTATTTATTAGCCCATGAGCAATTCAAAGTTTTAAGGGCAAATATTCTGTCCTCAGACACGTATCTAAATTGTGTGTAAATTGTGTTTGGATTTAATGCCAGCAAATAGCAAATAAACATATTTtggtctttaaaaaaataacaacTTTTATGAGGCATTGTATAATGTAACACAGTGTAACTGTTTATACATTTGAATATAAAATGGTTTCAGATGCATTTGGGCAACCCCCTGATCGAGTGGTTGGCATTATCAGCAATGTTTTCATGAATAACCCTGTCAGTGTCTTGTCTGACTGACACCTCCACTTAATTGTAAAAAAAGGAAGCATGGGATCAGTCAGTTTCCTTGAGGGCTTATTAATTATAAATACAACCACTAACCCCTTACTGGGGTAATATTGTAACGTAGTCATGACATGACCCATTGTAGGACATGTGGGGCTGCATTTCATCAATGTGTTTCAGGTTCCGTTCTGCCACTGCAGACTATCTACGAGTATCAATACGGTGCCCATTTGGAAATCACCCACCCATCTTATTTTCATCAGTTCATCAAATAATTGTCATCTGTGCATGTAGTTTGACTGAGTTGAATGCAGGGAAATATGTGTCTAGATAACTTCAATATACATTTGTCTTCCCGTTTCTTATGAGGGTTAAATCACATACCATACATACAGTAAGCAGTATTTAAAATATTACCTGTGCATAGTAAACAAGGACCAGGGTTGTAAAAGTTAACTAAATGCATAGAAGTTCGTCCCTGATAACTGGTAAGgatatttgtttgtttaaagCCGAATTCCGAAGGACAGCAAGCATGAACTCAATTTCCAcgtttctggtgtgtgttacTGAGGCTGTCTGATGTTTGTGCTCCACAGTTGGGGCCAGATGGAGCTCTGACAGCCCAGGAACAGATGTATATCCTTTATGACATCAAGCTCCAGTGCCACCAGAACCTCTCCACCCATGACCCTGCAGGTACTGCAGGCTAAACCGTCACTGGGGTTCTGAACCCAACCATGTTGCGGCACTAAACGTATTCATGTCCTCACATTGTATGTTTGAAGGACCATTAACTTAGCTGACATGCACTATTTGCAtgtcgctttagataaaagcgtctgctaaatgaacaaaatgaataaataccTCAAGCGGATAAATCGATGATAAGGTAATTATGCTAGACTCTTTTGAGGACTGGAGGCAACATTTTCTGCTAAGTTAGATTCAAGGTTGAGGATGACTCAACTCATGCGCATGAGGAAAGAGTTGTGACATCGTGTCATCAcggtgtcctgagaagaaggacCGTTTTTCTATAGTTGTCCGTCTCTTGGTGAACCCTGGCATGTTGCCATGTTTCCTTCTGCCTTGTTGATTCATGACTCAAGTCTTAAGATGTCTTTCATCAGTACAAATTTGTAACAGATGAAAGGCGAAGAACATTGCATCCTGGCAACAAGcaaaagcctctctctctgtctctctctctctgtctctctctctgtcttcctctgtgctGATTGTCAGTTCCATTAAGCCGCAGTTAAATGTTTCCCTCAGTCCTCTCTCCCTTGGAATGATTCACAAATTAATTATTGTAGAAAGCTGGCAtgtcggcctctctctctcccctagaaGAAACGTCTCTTTGGCTCACGACCAGATGGTATCCTTCCTGTGAACAAATACAACAGTGTTTCTCACTTACAGTAACAATCCATAAACACAGGCAGGAGTCTGCCCCAGTCCCAAACTGCTCATTCCTAATGGTCTCTAAAAGATCAAAGTTTAAATCCTTCTATCTACTCCTCAGGGAAGCTCAAGGCTTCGACTAACTGAGTGATTACTTTTTGGGGGCAATCAATGTGCAGCCTCACTCCGTGCGCTTAGAGACCTGTCATTTAAACTGAGCTCAGTTCTCTCCTCAGGAATTAGAGATGAGAGCCTCTCTTCTAGACCCCCTTCGTCCAGATCAATACCCATCTACTCAGGAATGTAAAGCTAACCCAGAGCCTCGTTTCAAGCTCATGTCAGATTGTTAATCAAATACTCTAGGTACTTGAGGTGTGAAAAAACGATTCATTTAGCCGATGCTGTGTGCTAATAGCTTGTAAGTCTAAAATGTCTTGTTTTGACCAGGTAATCAAGGTTTACTCCAGGAGTGTTAAGTGTGTTCGCTGGAAGTGAGGGGGCGTGATAGGTTACATGTGTCCGATAGGTGACAATGTTGTACAATTGGTATTAGAACTGAATTATGTTGCTCTTTGTTTGTTGGAAGTTGAATAGAAAGTTAAGTTTGAAGAAAATATGGCAAAGACACAAAGGCACTTATGCATGCAAATACTGCAAGGGCCTCAGAGTAACAGCTTACATTTGCTATTATTCATTTACTCGTATTAGTTTAGTGGGATTTAAttgtacccctccccccctcccctctaccccatcAGATGACCTGTGCCCCCCAGGATGGGACGGCCTGATCTGCTGGCCTCAGGGCTTTTCTGGAGCTGTCAGCAAGGTCCCCTGTCCTATCTATGTCTACGACTTCAACCACAAAGGTGAAGCCTGACTGGATCAACTTCGACATGCACAGTCTTATTCAACCACATGAGAATTACACAGTCAACCCTCATTGACACCATCGAGCCATTCAAAGAATGAATGAGGGGGGCATACAGAATGCATATTATTCAATGCAATATACATATAATtgtttatacagtatgtgtatcaTCTCACCAAGAAATGCTGCTAACCTGACCAATACAACAGAAGGGATAGATAAAATGTTATCAGGTCTGTTTACCAAGAAATTCCAAAACACAATTCTTATCGCAAACTCTGACTGAAATAAGGCAGTCTCAGTCTCCTGATCCAAACTCCCTGCATCACAGAACCTTGGATTTTCATCCTTTGACAAGATCTTCTTCGAATGAGCCCCTTGGACACTCAACAGAAGAAGGGACCTAACATTGATCAGTCCTGATCAAACATAACAGTAACACTCTTCTCCCCGTAGCATTGGCGTGAACTATATTTATGATTTGAAAGGAAGTTGATAATTGACCGCAAACAATCGGATTATATAGATTTCAATACTAGACAAAAATTCAATCATCTTGATATACTAAATGTCAATTGTTTTTcagtctttctttaagttataCTATTTCGTTCATTTCATTGAAACCAAACAATCTCTCACATCAAATTATTATCTAACTTGTTCATTTAAATTCATGTTTGATTTGACTTtaatacatttataaatgtaaatattatttTAACATATGTGTTCATCAGTGTTACAATGTAATCTACTCCTAGAAAATAATAAATTCCTTCAGAGTATTGCAATTTTTACAGAGAATGTATTTTCCTTGATTTGCCATAAGATATTTTCAAAGTGGTGCCTGGTTAAATTCTCCCACCGTAATAATAAGGAATAATAAGGCATagtaataaggaaaaaacaacacatattggcaTATTTTTAccctttattcattttacactgtcagggacctcagtagcgtgtggaagatccatacgcagccacaacagcttggcacctcctcctcatgctggtcaccagcctggtcgcacactgctgtgggatggcctcccattcctcaaccaggatttgtcGCAAGTCAGCCAACATTTTTGCGTTTGGTCACTCTGCCACGTACAGCACGCCCAAGCTGATcccatgaggaggaggtgccaagctgttgtggctgcgtatggatATTCcacgctactgaggtccctgacagtgtaaaatgaataaagggtaaaaatggccaatatgtgttgtttttccttattactgtgggagagtgcaatcatccaatccaccaagcaactcaaaacgagagtgaataccaacagaagaatattgcaggggattttggccaACATTTTTTGgtccgctacccacacggttagctgtgttgctcattccacgaatgcacgatccttacaagttgtacctcgttgtaaaggtgtctaatcaggctttccaattgtataaaatacaataccaattggtattattaaaGGGGAGaaataatcgaccgaaatatcgtttccgaactttttttgaggagtttattaTTAACCTGTATGACTAATAGAGTAATCAAACTAATAGAGAAAACAACACTTGCTAACCACTTGAACTGTAGTGGTTACTATGGTTAGGTATAAGTCTATAGAATTACAGTAATAATATGGTAATTAATAGATTACACTACTAAACTGTAGGCTGACTGTATGCTGCTTTTTGTCTTGTCTTAGGACACGCCTACAGGAAGTGTGATGTGAATGGGTCCTGGGTATTTGTGGAGAGCTGGAACAGGACATGGGCCAACTACTCTGAGTGTCTGCAATTCCTGCAGCCAAACAGCGAGGAAGAGAAAGTAAGTGGAGTTCTACCTTACATTGACCTTGGTTTGCTCGTGGTGTTACACATGGCAAACTTTTTCAAATTCTTTAGTACGTTTAATACAAATATTTTGTCTCTCAATTGCACATCCATTTCCCTCTGTTGCATGTGAGAAGTCGATACCCCTCTTTCATCCGTTCTTGTCTCTCTGCTCCCGCAGCAGGAGTTCTTTGAGCGTCTGTATGTGATGTACACTGTGGGCTATGCTGTGTCCTTCAGCTCTCTACTTGTGGCCATCTTCATCATTGGATACTTCAGGTGAGAGAAAGTATCCATGTGTCACAGAACTTTAAtaccaattacatttacatttagtcatttagcagacgctcttatccagagcgacttacagtacagtaagtacagggacattcccccgaagcaagtagggtgaagtgccttgcccaaggacacaacgtcatttggttcgcacagccggaatcgaaccagcaaccttctgattactagcccgattccctaaccgctcagccacctgactcccaactaTCCAATTAGTAAATTGCATTcagtgtaagtaagtaagtaagtaagtaagtaagactttatttatatagcacttttcatacaagaattgcagctcaaagtgttgatctaaaacgtttaacaaaccaaactagccgcactctatctgcggtctctcgaatccatcttagatccgagctgccacttgcagtttctaatacacaaacatgacaaggaggTAGACAGGAtgagactagaaagttacagcataacatgaggagagaggaggagagaaaaaggcaagatAGTCTTgtttcagcgctctccaggggagttgttttccagtgacggccttggccaaggcctgtgtaaGGAAATCTGTTGGCCACCATCATTCCAGCCCTTGATGTGGAGTGGATAACAACAAGCCAGGAAGAGACCCAgactaaaaatatccacttgTTGTGCACAGAAGGGTCTGAAAGCACATTTGGCAAAAATGGAAATGCAGACGGTGGAGTAATCCACTATGAAATCGGAAGCTAGTGAGTCAGAAATATACAGAATCCTCAAAATATTGAGCTCATGGAAACAAATGAAGGATGTAAGAATAGTTCACACAGAAACCTCTTTAGAGACTTCCTCTAAATAAAAGCTTTAGTACCTATACATCTCTCCAAGAAAGGAGCTTGAAAACACCTAGCTTAAATACATACGTTAAAGCTTTTAGCGCTGTCTGTTATTTTGATTGTTGTTGTCAGATGATTGGCACAGAAGTGATAATGGAGTTCTCTACCATTATCACTTCAATCACAATGCATTTGTTTGCCTAAATTCATGGCGTTGACCAAGTGCCTGGCTTCCAATATTATCTTGAAACAGCATGAGTTCAGGGTCACATCCATTCTGCCTTTCATATGCCCAGTTGTTGCCTTCCCTCAAAACTCAATGCACCATAACATTCCCTTGAAGTGTCCTCTGAATAACAAGTGTAACTGTGTTTTGTACTTTAAAACCATGAGTGGGGAGAGAGCCTCCATAGGCAGTATTTTATTGCATTCCGTTTGAAGGCATGCAGCTAGGCAGGAATACAGAGACGAGACTGAGTGCAACTGGGAACATTCATTTCTGGTGTTAGTTTAGCTTCCCTTTGCCATGCTGGACATAACAGAGCTGTTCCAGagctctcttcctcacccatATTGTGGTTGTAGAGGTAGTGATAGGACTATAAATATTTAAGGAGAGAGATCTTTAGGAGGGTTtgccaccccccacaccccttaaTGAAGCAATACTGAGTCAAATGGAGAATGTGAAtgtgttcaagttcaagtctctTATTGTCAGAGTCTTTTATTGGTGAGTGTGAACGGAAAatgccagacaggaagtgtctTGAGAGGAAGAATATGATTGAGGCTGAGATGCTGCATTTCTCCCGTCATCATCTCCATACAAGAGGCATTGACTGTCGAGAGGGTTTTCAGTTTTTAACAAAGAAGAACTAGGATGCAAATGAGGCTTACTGTCAGATAGATTGATAGATTTAGAGCAATGTCTGTGTTATGATATAAGActtaaaagaaagacagaacgcAATCAGAGTCAGAGCCCTTAGAATGTCTTCACAATTATTGCCACCAAATCATTTTTGTCTTTGTTCTTTCAGACGTCTTCACTGTACAAGGAATTACATCCACATGCACCTGTTTGTGTCCTTTATGCTACGAGCGGTGAGCATCTTTGTCAAAGACAGGGTGGTCCATAAGAGTGCTGGCCTACAAGAGTTTGACGCTGCGCTTATGGATAACCTCAAATCAGTCTCCATGGCACCACTGGACAACTCTCAGTATGTGAGTACAGTTCCTTCACTCTCCGGGTCTTTCTTTAAGGGTCCAATGCAATGAGCCATGTGACTCATACTCTGAGAGGATTGAATCCCCAGAGTCATGCATGTTGATATGCCAAACCCGCTAATCAGCCAGCTCAAATAATCCATGGCTGAAAGACTCCCTGAGGCCGGCTCCATTGAGCTTGGCTGCAATGCTAGGCACACATCTAGTTATGTGGCTCCAAGGCATGGTTAAACTCTAACCGCCAACTCCTTCCAGCTCTTTCAAAGatcttggtctgtgtgtgttcctctctcacTGCAGCCTCCTCTGTTCACTAACTACCATGTAGGCATAGATAAACAAAGCCGGTTTCtgaaggagagtgagacagggaatACTGCCTCAGTGCCGTGCCCAGCTCCTACTGTTCTTTAAATGATACAGAAATGGTCCTGTTCCATGGAGGGCGGCAGGGAAAACACAGACGTTGACATCTTCCTTTGTCTAAAAATAATAATCCTTTCTTTGGAACATTTGGTGTAGACTTTCCAGGGTTCATGTAagttatgtaggctactgtgttaTATTTGTCATATCGTCAAAATGTCAAATGTCGGTCTGTCCTTTATTTCTCAAAGAAGAGCTTGAAACAATCAAGAGAATCATGACCATAATTGTGGTACTCTTTGTAATGACTTGAAAGTGAATGTTTAATCTTAAAAGCCATTGGGGATTTTGAAATAACTATCAGTTCATCTAAGTCATTAGATGGATTAATTCCAAGAGGTCTCATAAGAACGTACATGCCATAGCAGGAGCTTAACCCATTTATTGGGTTAGCGTTAGCAAACGGGTGATACAAATAATGTTTAGGTCAACGGTATTAACAGATTTACTGCAAATAGTTGGTGaatgtttcctcaacttgattTCCAGGATGACATTAAAGCCATGTGTTTAAGGTCAGCTCTGGTGGACTAAAACATACTTTGTCATGTACTGTTATTATGTACTTAACATCTTGTGTTTCCCAAGCTATTCATTTGGCTTACAACCAGGACTACCTTTATTCATGTGCAGCTCTCGTGATTACATCTGATCAGTTTTGATGGACTTGTGAATTGGCAGCGTGTTGGACAGTCAGGCCTATGAATCATCAACTAACTGTTAGGAGATGGAGCTGTTTGTGTCACTGAAGGGAAAGGGGTTAGAAACAGGGCAAAACTGATACATTAAAATCTGCAGGGTGTTTCTATCTGGCAGAGCGATTTTGATGAAAATGGACTGAATCACCAAGCGCTGGTAGATCAGATAGAACATGTTGTGTTCTGTTCTGAACCTGATCACATCTCTCACATCAGGCGAATGTCTGCCAGGAAACAGAATACATGGGATTAACGATCAGATGAAAGTTTAGAGGTGAGGATTTTGCATTTAGCTTTTAACTCCCATGGGTACCTAAGCCCCAGCCTGATGTTCCAAAGGGCACCTTTTCAAATCTTACACATTCACTCGGACAATGAGAATTGTCTGGAATCTCCAACCGTAGGGTGTCGTAAATTACACAATCTTAGAATAAGGTTTTAAGGTTTCTAATACTGTCAACAGCAAAGCTGAAGTAATATAGAGGTAGATACAGTACATGGATTTATAGGAGAGcaagtgagggaaagagagaaagagaaaaggggatggagtgaaagagaaagagagagatggcaacACAGGCGGAGACACATCCGTGAGTTAATGCTAGCTAACCCATTTGAGGGTGTCCCTGGGGTGTATCAGGGCCACACCATCAGAACAAGGCCTCTCCTTGACAGCACCTATTTGATCATTGCACACACGGCTAGAGGCACACTCTTTATTATCTCACCTCTCAACAAATTCGAACTGAATTGAAATCTTTTGAGTTGGTGTGTTGTGTAAAAAGAAGACTTAAACGCTGCCTCCAGCAGTTAACAATGAATTTTATTTTCCCATGTATCTTATTTATTTAACTCATTTAATGAATGAAGTCACTTTAAGATGCCTTTTCAGTGATCTCTGGTCAAGTATACTGAGTAAATTGAATGTCAGTAATCTGACACTGTAAATGGCCATATTGATGTCACTTTTCTATTCCCTGTCTCAACACCCACAAGGACAGTGCACATTGGTAGACTGTATCGAGTCTTTTTTGAAGCTGCTATTTGATTGCTTCTGGCACAGTACGACACCCTACACAGATTCTGAGAGCAATTCATAGTAATAATTTCTCACTGTCTTTGCTACTGATTTGTAGCATCTGGCATTACATCGCCCTCCCACACATTCCTCGCTGAGAGAAAGTTCATATTCTACAATACCTTAGTGAAAACAAACTTTTCCAGCCATTTGAATCCCACATGTTCTTTTCTTCTTCACAGATTGGGTGTAAGGTCACAGTATTTTTGTTTATCTACTTCCTGGCGACCAACTACTACTGGATCCTGGTGGAGGGCCTCTACCTCCACAGCCTAATCTTCATGGCCTTTCTCTCGGACACCAAGTACCTGTGGGGCTTCACCCTCATTGGCTGGGGTGAGTGTGATGTCATTGAAACACGGCGCCAGCCTTGCGGTTTTGAATGGGATTAGGCGCAGGTGTGTTGTAGCTAATCATAGCCAGGAAATCGCATTTGGTTCATGCTTTGATGTATACCATGCTATGTGGAGGCAGCACAATTAGTATTGTGAGTGGTCTCTATTATTGTGCAACCCTTGCATATTAGTgtttgcttgtgtatgtgtagtCTATTATGAAATGACTTGCAT
Protein-coding regions in this window:
- the pth2ra gene encoding parathyroid hormone 2 receptor a; translated protein: MGNFLMWNLQILLLCWTLVEAQLGPDGALTAQEQMYILYDIKLQCHQNLSTHDPAGTADDLCPPGWDGLICWPQGFSGAVSKVPCPIYVYDFNHKGHAYRKCDVNGSWVFVESWNRTWANYSECLQFLQPNSEEEKQEFFERLYVMYTVGYAVSFSSLLVAIFIIGYFRRLHCTRNYIHMHLFVSFMLRAVSIFVKDRVVHKSAGLQEFDAALMDNLKSVSMAPLDNSQYIGCKVTVFLFIYFLATNYYWILVEGLYLHSLIFMAFLSDTKYLWGFTLIGWGVPALFVAAWAVVRATLADARCWELSAGNIKWIYQVPILTAIGLNFILFVNIVRVLATKIRETNAGRYDTRKQYRKLAKSTLVLVLVFGVHYIVFVGMPHTFEGLSWEVRMYFELFFNSFQGFFVSIIYCYCNGEVQTEIKKTWTRWNLAFDWKGPVVCGSYRYGSVLTGLNNNSTSSQSQLAGGGPPTRSSTLFSSRVYRSSGPPTLSTHASLPGYVLSNSDPDSLHPSIPEEPEDCEAKQVDDISLKESLPVLNSSTTADDDEETL